One genomic region from Henningerozyma blattae CBS 6284 chromosome 2, complete genome encodes:
- the SPE2 gene encoding adenosylmethionine decarboxylase SPE2 (similar to Saccharomyces cerevisiae SPE2 (YOL052C); ancestral locus Anc_8.800) gives MSASTIPQETTSFIDYEKSNNLDSTDAFEGPEKLLEIWFYPETKPVDSPAGENKTLRDIAYEDWVSILKLVNCEILSFKKTSQLDAYLLSESSFFVYDYKVVLKTCGTTTTLFCLQGLFNLLFRKLEHWKDDLYNPTNNKYTPYKVFYSRRCFIFPSKQKSIHQKWSDEVKYLDQFFANGRNYLVGRNPSEAGHWNLYITDTNKILENKMVNNNPQTQIDREDETMEMLMTGLDQTQMKYFHKDISSSTSTDDGHEMGNEMTRCSKIDKIYTLDNNSTIISDSFAFTPCGYSSNNIIDESNYFTLHVTPEKGWSYASFESNIPESRLTNNETNRNVMQRVLDIFRPQEFCLTLFQNTRDPTTQISKTSLAQSIREGVPGYVKMDHILYDLDDYQLLYVRLHRITNN, from the coding sequence ATGAGTGCGTCCACAATTCCTCAGGAAACAACGAGTTTTATAGACTACGAAAAGTCCAACAACTTGGACTCCACCGACGCGTTTGAAGGACCTGAGAAATTGCTAGAGATCTGGTTCTACCCTGAAACCAAACCAGTGGATTCTCCTGCTGGCGAAAACAAGACTCTGCGTGACATCGCTTATGAAGATTGGGTCAGTATTCTTAAACTTGTCAATTGTGAAATTCTAAGTTTCAAGAAAACTTCCCAATTGGACGCTTATCTGCTAAGTGAAAGTTCCTTCTTTGTTTATGATTATAAAGTAGTCCTCAAGACCTGTGGTACCACCACCACTTTATTCTGTCTCCAAGGGTTgttcaatttattattccGTAAATTGGAACATTGGAAAGATGATCTTTATAATCCTACCAACAATAAATACACTCCATATAAAGTTTTCTACTCAAGAAGATGTTTCATTTTCCCCTCCAAACAAAAATCCATCCATCAAAAATGGTCAGATgaagttaaatatttggatcAATTTTTCGCCAATGGTCGTAATTATTTAGTAGGGAGAAATCCAAGCGAAGCTGGCCATTGGAATTTATACATTACTGATaccaataaaattttagaaaacaAAATGGTCAATAATAATCCTCAAACTCAAATCGATCGAGAAGATGAAACCATGGAAATGTTGATGACAGGGTTGGATCAAACTCagatgaaatatttccaCAAAGACATTTCTTCTTCCACCTCTACTGATGACGGTCATGAAATGGGTAATGAAATGACAAGATGTAGCAAGATCGACAAGATTTATACTCTAGACAACAATTCAACAATCATATCAGATTCATTCGCTTTTACACCCTGTGGGTAttcaagtaataatatcattgatgaatcaaattatttcaCATTGCATGTGACTCCAGAAAAGGGTTGGTCTTATGCATCTTTTGAAAGTAATATCCCTGAATCAAGattaacaaataatgaaactaATAGAAACGTCATGCAAAGAGTCTTGGATATATTCCGCCCTCAAGAATTCTGTTTAACTCTTTTCCAAAATACTCGTGATCCAACCACACAAATTAGTAAGACAAGTTTGGCCCAAAGTATTCGTGAAGGTGTCCCAGGATACGTCAAGATGGATCATATATTATATGACTTGGACGATTACCAACTCTTATATGTAAGATTGCACAGAATAACTAACAATTGA
- the GNT1 gene encoding glucose N-acetyltransferase (similar to Saccharomyces cerevisiae GNT1 (YOR320C); ancestral locus Anc_8.798) translates to MVRIISKRKLRWLGIIIMIFVLASISVRIVVQFQFNKEIDYYKKFFKQNKDGLSGIYNPLELKQIPEETIDDLYLHELENHIKDIDWNKYAYVTYITDPDYLCNALVLFNSLIKSETFAKLVLLVSGSLFDPEITPPEQIDDINFLLDKLSNMQTFADDQIIIKKVNTIKKVNDDTPWNDSLTKLHIFNQTEFERIIYLDNDAILNHENENLDELFFLPTYITFAAPLTYWFTSIQDVEKSSKVLKKKSKVNINLNYYIKTLKTRIKKGQMIYNHLPSLPDTLYLNAKNLGQDIISSGPLYSPIFDYGTESVGNLKFATDLMVIKPDQAFFDEFMYYELPKILKSNEKYDMDLINGSLFNLKRIIYNQFQLFRKLRKHFVPNVLILPFNRYNLLSGSVKKNDELKILNNDILGYKRLSDSGEEVLFDIEDIVANSKYIHFSDYPLGKPWNYESIDKIKCDVDNDFDFDEADNENNYESNKKICELWNSIYQKYYDRREICFS, encoded by the coding sequence ATGGTAAGAATCATATCTAAGAGGAAGTTACGTTGGCTgggtattattataatgatattcGTCCTGGCTTCTATTTCCGTAAGAATTGTGGtacaatttcaattcaataaagaaattgattattataagaaattttttaaacaaaataaagatgGACTATCTGGCATTTATAATCCGTTAGAGTTGAAACAAATTCCTGAAGAAACGATTGatgatttatatttacatgaattagaaaatcatattaaagatattgattGGAATAAATATGCCTACGTGACATATATTACCGACCCTGATTATTTATGTAATGCATTAGTACTATTCAACTCATTGATTAAATCAGAAACTTTTGCAAAACTTGTCCTTTTGGTATCTGGCTCTTTATTTGACCCTGAGATAACACCACCTGAACAAATCGAcgatattaatttcttattagATAAATTGTCAAATATGCAAACATTCGCAGAtgatcaaattattattaaaaaagttaatactattaaaaaagtaaatgACGATACTCCTTGGAATGATAGTTTAACAAAATTACATATTTTCAATCAAActgaatttgaaagaatcatttatttagataatgatgcaattttaaatcatgaaaatgaaaatttagatgaattattctttttacCAACGTATATTACATTTGCTGCTCCATTAACCTATTGGTTTACTTCTATCCAAGATGTAGAAAAATCTTCCaaagttttgaaaaaaaaatctaaagtaaatattaatctaaattattatatcaaGACTTTAAaaacaagaattaaaaaaggaCAAATGATCTATAATCATTTACCAAGTTTACCTGATACCCTATATTTGAATGCTAAAAATTTGGGTcaagatattattagttCAGGTCCACTTTATTCACCAATTTTCGATTATGGTACCGAATCAGTAGgcaatttaaaatttgccACAGACTTAATGGTTATTAAACCTGATCAAGCATTCTTTGATGAATTTATGTACTATGAATTAccaaagatattaaaatctaatgaaaaatacGATATGGATTTAATTAACGGaagtttatttaatttgaaaagaattatttacaatcaatttcaattattccGTAAACTTAGAAAACATTTTGTACCAAACgttttaattttaccatttaatagatataatttattatcaggTTCTGTTaagaaaaatgatgaattaaaaatactaaataatgatatattaGGCTACAAAAGATTATCTGATTCTGGTGAAGAAGTGCTGTTTGATATCGAAGATATTGTTGCtaattctaaatatattcatttttcagATTATCCATTAGGTAAGCCATGGAATTATGaatcaattgataaaatcaaatgtgatgttgataatgattttgattttgatgaagctgataatgaaaataattatgaaTCAAACAAAAAGATCTGTGAATTATGGAATTCAATTtaccaaaaatattatgataGACGtgaaatttgtttttcttag
- the HSH49 gene encoding U2 snRNP complex subunit HSH49 (similar to Saccharomyces cerevisiae HSH49 (YOR319W); ancestral locus Anc_8.797): MSTPKAATTTTNVNANIPDITESSTIYVGNLDPRITKLDLYELFIQFGKIYKINYPRDKISENYQGFAFVEFQSAKDSNYVLSLFQNNNQNNYNNQLSISLYGKPIKIRPQNNQLKDKKNNQQFILKKNNNTQVDVNLLPVAKLFLKGLDDTVDLNQLKIIFNKFGELVKDPELVPLKSNAQMVGIYIYFRSYTDSDNAIKSLNKKFIFNKQIQLEYAFKNSVSDTISTASKKQTRYGDEIDRVLNVEAIKNGLL, from the coding sequence ATGTCAACACCAAAGGCAGCTACAACTACAACTAATGTTAATGCAAATATTCCAGATATAACAGAGTCATCAACTATATATGTAGGTAATCTAGATCCAAGAATAACTAAGCTAGATCTTTATGAATTATTCATTCAGTTTGGTAAAATTTATAAGATAAACTATCCACGAGATAAGATTAGTGAAAATTATCAAGGTTTTGCATTTGTTGAGTTCCAAAGTGCGAAGGATTCTAATTATGTTTTATCactatttcaaaataataatcaaaataattataacaaTCAACTATCAATATCACTGTATGGTAAACCAATTAAAATAAGACCACAAAATAATCAactaaaagataaaaagaataatcaacagtttatattgaaaaagaataataatacacaAGTTGATGTTAATTTATTACCCGTTGcaaaattgtttttaaaagGTTTAGATGATACTGTagatttaaatcaattgaagatcatttttaataagtTTGGTGAGTTGGTAAAAGATCCTGAGCTAGTTCcattaaaatcaaatgcACAGATGGTTGGTATATACATTTACTTTAGGAGCTATACGGATTCAGATAATGCaattaaaagtttaaacaaaaagttcatctttaataaacaaattcaattaGAGTATGCATTTAAAAACTCCGTTTCTGATACAATATCTACAGCATCCAAAAAACAAACGAGATATGGGGATGAAATTGATAGGGTGTTGAATGTTGAAGCTATTAAGAATGGActattgtaa